A DNA window from Engraulis encrasicolus isolate BLACKSEA-1 chromosome 3, IST_EnEncr_1.0, whole genome shotgun sequence contains the following coding sequences:
- the spring1 gene encoding SREBP regulating gene protein — MVLRRLLRKRWVLGVVFGLSLIYFLTSTLKREERSIGDRSLLELRDPDHHIPWKVRFNLGNSSRQITQCRNSIQGKILLTDEIGYVCERKDMLVNGCCNVNAPSSRQYICKSCLANGCCSIYEYCVSCCLQPDKQPLLERFLNRAAEGFQNLFTAVEDHFELCLAKCRTSSQSVQHENTYRNPQAKYCYGESPPELLPI; from the exons ATGGTGTTACGCAGACTCTTGAGGAAGCGCTGGGTCTTGGGGGTTGTTTTTGGTCTGTCCCTGATCTACTTTCTCACAAGTACATTAAAGCGG GAGGAGCGAAGCATCGGAGACCGGAGCCTCTTGGAACTGAGGGACCCCGACCATCACATTCCATGGAAGGTCCGATTCAACTTGGGCAACAGCAGCAGACAGATCACACAATGCAGGAATTCAATACAGGGCAAAATTCTTCTGACAGATGAGATAG GTTATGTATGTGAGCGTAAAGACATGTTGGTGAATGGCTGCTGCAATGTAAATGCACCAAGCTCCCGCCAGTACATCTGTAAAAGCTGCCTTGCAAACGGATGTTGCAGCATCTACGAGTACTGTGTATCATGTTGCCTTCAACCTGACAAG CAACCTCTTTTAGAACGTTTCCTGAATCGGGCAGCTGAAGGATTTCAGAACCTCTTCACCGCAGTAGAAGACCATTTTGAACTCTGCCTGGCCAAGTGCAGGACGTCCTCACAG AGCGTTCAACATGAGAATACCTACAGGAATCCACAGGCCAAATACTGCTATGGGGAAAGTCCACCAGAACTCCTGCCCATATGA